In Lycium ferocissimum isolate CSIRO_LF1 chromosome 7, AGI_CSIRO_Lferr_CH_V1, whole genome shotgun sequence, the sequence AATGTCTGCACGCACATCTTGCACTGGATATTCATGGACTTCTTGTTGGCCTCAAGCTGACTTCCCTTTCGGTCTTTCATCTTTTCAGCGTTCTTCTCACGAGCCATCTTTTTCTGGCTTGGCTAGGTGGGATAGCCGAGCcattcccttttctttcctttgccTTTTGGCCATTGCCTCCACCCATGGctttgtttgttctttgatCTTAGCATGTACAAATTAgagttttttttggtttttttgagGATGCAAACTGAGTTATTATGCTTGTCTGCTTGCAAGTTGCAAGATggattattaatttggtatatgTAATGTGGTGTTGGCGGTTTTGTATGCTTGCACAAGCTGTCAAGCTcttgttttgctatttatatgttattatgcTTGcaagtttattattttttcttggttAATGTCTTGGTTATAAGGCTGCAAATTTAGGATctcattattttttgttatgtttactctaaaactgaaataaaaatagttacttgtttaaattttgAACAAATCGATTTGTGTCACCGAACCGAAATAATAAAAAACGGATCGAATTGAACCTAGAATGGATCGAGTTTAGTTGAGAATTTTAGAAagtcaaaatttgaaatttcaactcgATGATGGCCAAAACCGAACCGAATCGGTTGGTGCACAGGCCtaattcgaacccagaacctagggttattttcggccacttttttaagcAAAGGGAAAATATtgaagaccagcaatttgaggggcaaaaattaaagactagagCCTTTGAAGGGTAATCCGTGCAAAAAAGCAGCATGCAGTTATCAATATATATGTGCTAATAAACgacgggcaatttgcacgattgccttATTCGAGGGTAggctttaattttttcctatcGCCTAATATACCGAGGTTCTGATTTCGAACCCGGttcaataataaataaaaaaatcgcaagacagagtttcgtagcaaaattatgcttatttaaggcataacttttgcccgaatcaGAGGTTTCGcgaaagccttgccttgcgattttttttttaattgagtaaGCGGTGGTTCGAACTCAGAGCCTCGGAGTATTTTCGTCCACTTTTTAaacgaaggccaaaaattaaagaccagtgcattaGAAGGgaaatccgcacaaaaaaatgataaaggaCTGTGTTAACATTTTAATTTTGTTCCTAGCTAGTCGTCCAACAttgcatttttttgtgcggagtgcccttcaaatgcactggtctttaatttttgtcctcaaattgttggtctttaattttttcccttcgcctaaaattTTGTAAGTTCCGGGTTCAAACCCCGcttagtcaaaaattttaaaaaaattcgccaGGTAGAATTTGGATTAGCAAGGCATAGTTTTGCCTGCGagactctgccttaaggcagaattctGCTTGAAGGTAAAATTcttgaaggcaaaattctgccttaagacagagttttgccCAGTTTTACCCAAAACAAGGTAGAGTTTTCTAAGGTATagtttgcctgcaaaactctaccttaaaaCATAGTTTGTAGGCAACCTCTGcctagcgattttttttttttaattttcgccTGAGCAGGGATTCGAACCCGGAACCCTGAGGTTTTAAGccaagggcaaaagttaaatactttcattttgatgggcaaaaatgaaagaccaccccaaaataagggcattactGCGAATTGCCCTCATTGTTAAGCACTTGGATTGGACCTACGCACGGCCCTCCCGCATtgtaccttttttttaaaaaaaaaagtaataataataattttttttttattacataaggAATAGGGAGGGAAATGGGAAAGGgaattacaatgtggggattcgaaccctcaccaataagATGAAaattcaggtagccaaccaactcaACTACTAAGATCCCTACTCTAGTTGACCAAACATGGCTGAGTATAATACTCATCACTTCGGTCTTCGGCTGTATAaatttgtatattatatatagatgtgtatattatatgtataggaATGTATACAAAGGCGGATCTAAGATTTAAACTTTAGGGGTTCAATTTGTTAAGATTCTTAGTATTGAACCcattgtattttaaaagttatgggtATATGTCTACTATATATTgcaattttgataaatttttacacataaatttatgctccaTGCGTACGTTAGGGGTTCAGTTGAACCCCCACCTAATATGCTCTATACGCCCCTGTATGTATGGTACAAGTATATTTAATTAAAactataccttttttttttttttttaattaaattgatACGAGTCTCGAACCCTTGATCGAGCGGAAGACATTTAAGCATATCTACCACTAAGCTTGGGGAAGACTCATATATAAAACTCTACACTATCTATACATTGTGTccttattttataaattagatGGCCGAATGGTGAGTGACTGTAATTTTCCTATGAAAAATATGGTAGATAATGATCGATTCAAGTTAAAACTGACCTCACATGCCATCTCTATGTATGAGAATTACGTATCCAAGTTTGCTAActctaaaaacaaaaaatgtttGGCTAACTCTACTACAAGAAACAGAAAGAAAAGAGATGCCAGCTTTCTCCTGATCTTCCACTTCCCTTTTCCATCATATACGACATAAAGCAAGTCAACAAAGTAACTGAAAcaagttagtattttttttcccaacaTCATGTATAAAATCATCGATCATTGTTACAAAGGTATCTGAAAATAAAGCCTGAACCTCCAAACTTCACCATGAGACCATCATTTTCTCTTGTGATTATGCTACTTTCAATCTTGCTTTCGCCATCTTCATCGGTTGCATTAATTAAGTGCAACGATATAGATGGGCCTATGAAACCTTGCATAGATTGGATGACGACTGGCTACATGAGAACTGGGGTGCCTCCAGAGGCTTGTTGCAACGAGCTGTTTAAACTTGTAAGCATGGGAAGAAACACTGGTGAAAAAAAAGCTATTTGTGAATGTGTCAAGTCTGAGATGCAAGACCTGAACATCAACGATATAGTAGCTCAGTCACTTCCAGGACGCTGTCAAGTGAAATTGTCCTTCCCTGTAACACCAAAAGTGGATTGTTCCAAGTAAGTTTAATTATTATAGGGGTTGATTTAAAACACTAGAAACATCGTTTTAAATCTTTAGTCGAACTATCATTACACTTAAAAACACCCCAAAACTTGGCTAACTACAATTTAGTTCACCCCCACATTGACACATGGCACAGCAAGTGTGCTCAAACTCCAACAGGCGCGTGACTCGCTGCCACATCAgcgttttttattttttttagtttttaaacaagaaaaatcaatttttttttttacatttccctttaattttttttcctattccaaCATCTAAATTATCCCCTTCCTCCATTAAAAAGTggacttttttaaaattagaaaaaactaatttttttttaaaaatgtggaaaatccattttttaaaatataaatacgaatggattttttattaaaaaaatctggaaaactgattttttttttttttaaaaaagtgcaAAACccgttatttaaaaaaaaatctggaaaattgatttttttattaaaagacctggactttttaaaaatctagaatactactttttttaagaataaattgGAAAACTGAtaaattttttctagatttgaaaaataatctaattttccaggattattttttaaaaaataaatccgGGActggattttttattaaaaaatctggacgggatttttttttttttttaaaaaaatctagttttccattttttttttgtttaaatcaaaatttccagatttaaaaaaaacaatccattgttccaaattttttataaaaaaattagttttaccattgtttttaaaaataatttatctaCGTGGAGGACACATAGGATGAAAATGCCAAGTGGACAGCGAGTGCATTCCACTTGCTATGGCATGTCAACACGGGGGTGAATTGAAACGTAGTTAGCCAAGTCTAGGGGTGTTCTTAATTGTGACAATAGTTCAGGGACTAAAGTACGAAAACGTGtcaagtttaggggtgttttcaTCAATTCAGCCATTATTATATGCACCCTTTTAacttaattttgcaattatatacttataataGTAACAGATACTTATAATAGTAACAGAAGTGCAGCAAATTAAAAAggttttttatcttttttgtttcaaCTGTGATGACCGGCAAGCTTGGCTGGTTCACGGCCTGACTACTTGCTATTGATTAGGCTTAGGTATATATAGAAAGAAATCACCTAGCGCTTTAATTTGTCTCTCTTGAGATTTAAGATGTTGCAATAACACATAATTTGGTGAAGGGGGTGGTATGTAATTGTTATAACGACTATTGGGTAGAAAAGGTATATTATTACAAGCTAGCtatattaaattttgaataacTAGCTGAAACATTGACTAAAACATAATGTTATTTACTAGCTAGTATAAGTTTAGATGATTGATCCTATCATAATTTTGTGACAGGATATGATGAACCTTGGAGTGATCTCGAGGACTTGAATAAGAAGGATGGAGTGCTGTCAATCTGTCATGAGGGAACTATTTccttattaaaataaaaaaaaataaaaaaagaagaacaaacaaATGGTCTTGGACATATAATTCCTAGACAATCGTTCTTAAAACATGCAATATTTGGCTAGGACTACGTATTCCTTGATTGGAACTATTGTATTCCTTGTAAAATATCCATTAACCTTTTGCGTGTTTTCCTAtataaaaatttcacttttcaGAATTGTTGCATTGCCTCTTAAAATTATACTTGCCTCCTATGTTTTCTGCGCTTTTCTTTTGGAGGAGAAAATTGGAGGATCGCACAATGGAGGGGGTCGACGGTACTACGAATcaaaatctacattttcttctttttcaattttttggaaaaagtacaaagaaaaaagtaataatGATTAGCGATCTTCTTTTATCGTTGTAGTATTGAATTGCCACACGAAACAATGGGTGCTAGCTCAATAGTATAGTTGATCCTAACTCTTTGGAATATTATGGCCATTTTGTGCCAACTTATTAAATTTTGGCTAATATATGTCAATTAAGTCTAACACTTAGCACACCATGCCAAATTTACTTGTATAAATTTGCAAGATTCCTTCCCCTTATCCCTCTCTAGGGCTATTAATgcaataagaagaagaaaaaagggagGGAAGATGGTTAGAGCAATGAGAGGTGCATAGGAAGAAGTGCCAATAACTCATCGAAAATATTCAAGGACATATTCTTGTGACTCATGAAAcaaaacagatttttttttttttttgggctgaaAATGACTATATTATAGGTCTAGAACAAAAGTTCCTTTATAAGCCAATAAAAAAGTTCACTGGTTATCTCATTCATTGTAGTCTAATTAATACTCCAGTTCAGTAAATGCACAGTGATTAGGAAACTACTGCGTTTTAAGGCTCAGAAGATTTAAAgattattttctaaaaaggaaGTTAGCATAAGCTTATCAACCAAATTTTGTAAACAAGAGAATTCACTATCTTAGACATTACAAAAGGAAAGTGTTGAAGACAAAAAGAATATGGTTGAAGCATCTTATCAATATGCAGTCACATTAGGAATCTCCTTTTAGCCTTCCCACTAACCTAAAGAGATTCTCACTCTGAAAGCTATTAACCTTTTCCCAGAAAAAAATAACattgaaaagggaaaaacaCACCATATGAATCTCCTCCATTAACAAACATATGGCTCCTAAGACAGGAGCAAACAAACAATTACAAATGTAACATCTAAAAAGGGGATTATTCCTTTGTGTCCCCAACGACATTTTCATGTGGAGACCTTCTAAttaaaagaaaggggaaaaactTTTCATACAATTAAAGATCAACGATGATTCACATTTTGCTGCAACTAACCTAGCCCCTAAAACAAAAGTTTTACGAAGAGTAAAACAATGACCATACAAGAACTCATGTCAAGATTACAAGTTTTACTACATTAAAAGACCAATAGAAAAGATTAAAAACACTTTAAGGATCTTGGTCATGGACAATTAGGATTTCTACCAGGTCCACCATAGTAAAAGTAGCTCCCCCAGTCATTATTCTTCCCTAGTTGAACATCATAGCAACTGTTATCCTCAGTATAAATCGCAAGGTCTTGAGGAGCTCTCAAGTTATTTGAATCATCAACTACCTGTTAACAATGGCGAAATCAGGAATTTCGCTAAGGATGTTTAAgatttctaaatatatataatttttgacCTATATATGCGGTATTACTTTCTATATACACAGTATAATTTTTCAACGacaatgttcaactgacctgtACATTCCTGAAATAGCTAGATTTCCCAAATCCTTCATCAGGGAAATGGCCACTCCCCATTTGAGTTGTGGTGTGAAGTCCATCAGATTCTGAATTCACCACCTCCCCACCCCATTCAACCATTGTAGCATGGTCTGTTaagtaagaaaacaaaaagcCTGGCCAGTATCCCAGTACATAGTCATTCCCAAATTGCATCCACCAGTTTCCCTCTTTTGGGTCCTAAATAATTTCaagataagtaaataaaagttaaaaaacaGATTTTTTATGAATTAAATGGCAGAAGAGTACACTAActcaaaaacaaagaaaaagaaaagcatggACTCATCAAGAAAATGTCAGAGATTCTCTCTGTCTTCACATAATTTAATCAATTATGCATTCACATTCAAATAATGGACGCCTCAATAAAAAATGCAGAGGAACAAACTAGGGTGTACTTTTCTATAGAATATGAGGTATAATTGTTGAATGCAAGATTTGTGAATCCCATAAAATAAATTACCTTCCAGACAAGAATGCTTATATCATATTGTGAACCATGATAGCTGGAAAGAGGGTTAATGGTGGCCCCCATTGCTATTTCATTATTGATTTGAATAAAGCCTGAGCATAGCAGGTTGTAGCAGCCCGTGGCTTGATAAGCATCACTCTGTGCAAAataattttcccaaaatttcaatttcatagCACACATTCTTTGATTTAGAAATTTATGTGTATGCTAGCAGTATTTTtataagagaagaaaaaaacatttcaCTTACAGTCCAGTAGGTGAAAAGTCTTGTGTTGTTATCTCCATACAAATCAGGACTAACCTGTTTTTACCCCCAAAAGGACAAGAAGTCACCAGACTAATAGATACAGACATATAATATGACAATAATTTCACTCTCTAATTGTTCAAACAATAATTGAATTGTCATCTAAAAAGACAAACTAAAAAAGGAATATATTTACCTGCCAGCCAGCTTCAATACTATTAAGATCTGAATCAAAAGAACCACCAAGAAGCCAAATCTGAGATAAGCTAAACTCATTGGGTTGCTGAATTTTAGGTTCCCAAACGTTTATGGTTGCTTTTGCACCATAATACTTGTCTCCTTCAACATAAGCTATTGCATGCTAAAAGAACTCCAAAGGAACAGAAACAGAAAACCAAAACAATTAATTCAATGAAACTTCATATTCTACTTAACTATAAAGAGAATTAAAGAAGTTAATTTAGTGTACCTGATGACCAGTTTGGCTAACAAGGCCAGGTCTACCAGATTGTGGTTTAGCAATGGTAGAATGTTTATTCTTCCTTCCATAGCTTTTCATGTTACTTGCTCTTAAAATGTCATCTTTTTTGGTTCTTCTAATTGGAATTGTTCCTTCTGGACATTTCCCATTCAAATGCCATAGTTGTGTAATTGAATTTGACCCTTCATTCTTGGTATTTGCTTTAGACATTTTTCCATTACGAAATAGGCCTTCTGGATGATAATTTGGCATCATCTAGTACCacgcaaaaagaaaaatactcaAAATTTTCCCACCAAGATTACTACTACAAAAATTGAATTCAAAGggtttttttttactttgggAAAAGCTAACCTGTAAAGTGTGATTCTTGAGTAAAGGATGATCAAAAGCTGGTTGGTGAGACATATTAACACAATCAATAATATCACCATCTGGGCTCtgttattttttcccaaaagaaaTTACCATCAATAACAAAAGACAGACAAAAAAATGGAGCAAAAAAGGGTATATTGTATTAACCTTGATGGACTTGATTGGAGTTTTGTTTAAACGATTCAAATGCTTTTGAACCTCAAGTTTTTGTGCAGAAAGAGACATGCCCTGTTTGGCTTCTCCAACAGACACCATGAAAAGCAAAAACAAGCAAAACATCCCTTCCATATTCATCTTCACATTGTCAAAGCACACCTTATCCATTACAAACTCTATTTTCCAAGCTTTTTGGTGCACTCTAACTGAACTGGGGCTTCTTGAATTCTTCAACCATGAATATGAatatttgaaaaacaaaaaggggacagaaaacaacaacaaaatttgCCGACGCTCGTGAAGAGtgtaggggtaaaatgggaaatatATTCCAAGAAAGGAAGAGGAAGTAAAAGAATGGATATGGAATGTGAAGAGGTGGAGAGTAGGGAAATGTAGTTTTCTGTGATACTAAACATAAACAGCTGcaattttttgtcctttttgttGTACTGTTTGATGTGTGTGAGAGTGTGGACCAGTGATGTGATTTTAGTCTTGCTCCACATTAAAAATAAGGTGAGGAAAATAGGAATACTAGTATGTAATAGTAAAAACATAAGATTATGAATATCtgtaaatttaaataattttgttattttttttaaaagtaagaaATTAAGTTTTTGGATAGTATTTTCTTGTAACaattaaataagttttaaatatgaaatgttATTATAGGCATATTGtgccaattttaaaaaatatatacataaaatacctaaTTTTGTGGAGAGACCATGAGTTTACGTGCTTCATAATTCCTTATATAAATTCGCCCGAGAATATAATCCTCCCAACCATTGTAGACAATCTCTTCATGTCGACTTGTTgagtatgatttttttttttttaatttaaaactatgagtctattttttatttttattttcttgcattTAGAAAATAGATGAAATCACCATTTTGAATTGAAATTCTACCTTTTAGGTGAATATgacatttgaaataaaaattacaaattGAAGTCGAAATTTTGTTCAAATATCGTAAACAAatacaaatttcaaatcaaatcttcaaatttaaattctaaattgCATGGCCAAACGAACCCTCGTTTTTAGAAATTAGAgcaaagtaaatatttttaaaattaaaataagaagaagattgTGACCCAGAAATTAAGAAAGCTATTATATATAACAGAACATTAATTTTCAAGTCGTAATGTTTATTACTGATATTATTAGTAGTGGACTAGTGGTTACTCGTTGGGGATACGGTGGAGTACTTACATCGCTGAAATTAGCCTTAtcattacttttctttttcatcagAAACTGTCTATAGAAATGTTAACTCATAAATATtctccaaaacaagaaaaagctTTTTGTggtccaattttttttgtttccttctATTAATTGTTTCCAAATCTATAATACCGTTTAACCAGTTGTATTAATTTCCCATCACTTTGTCAACTACATTAATCTAAgactatatatatctatatatctacCCATATGCCATGCATCGTCTTTACTCTTTAGTCTTTCCTCATCAAGTCCCCCATATGTAGGCACATTGTAATGGCACTACCAGGGAAATTAAAGCCCTAATTAAGTTGAAACTTTTATCCATAACACACaacaccaccccccccccccggcgcTGGGGGGATTTTTACGGTAAACAGCAGTCCAAAATGGCCcattcaaaaaaataatcataatttttacaaaatattcaccatATACTTTCATATGCAGCCCCtaaacttgtcttttttttcatttttgcacCTCAACTAAGTATTGTTCCTATTGAGCTCCTGAACTCGgtctcaagtgtgtctatcaaacacaatccgacttacataacatatatgagtttcattttctttagtCTTGCGCGTGAATTAAAAAATGGGTGGGGGgttttaattggttgaattttccACGTAGGATGCGATTGACATTCACGCgcaaggctaaagaaaataaaactcaCCATATATGTTATGTAAGTTGGATTGTGTTTGACGATGCACACACGGCGCTTGGGGTTGATAGGAACAACAACACTTAGgagtgccaaaaaaaaaaaataaaaaaaaggcaaGTTTAGGGGCtacatatgcattaagccttatACACACACACCCATTGATTATACaactattatatatttattatacacTTGCTATACATCGAGCTAGTATACACTGTGGGCGGATTTAGAGTCCCCGAACAAACGCAAAAATTAGGCCGGTGGTCTGCGCTGTCAAAATCGTCTCTAGTGTCCCTGTTCGATTcccattgacaacattattttttatatttggcttttgttattttttttaacccctgaatgaaaatcctgaatccgccactGTATACACTTGTGCCCCTATTAAAGGTTACAACTAGGCACACGTAAATAACTTTTAGCCATCTAAACAAAACTttaaacttctttttttctctctcaaaaCTTATATCTTTCAAAGCCTAGGGGAATACGACTAACGTAGGTTCCATGTTGAATCACAAGATAATATTGCATTTTGACGAGAGAGGATCCTTTTCTCTTGCTTGAAATTTATTTCTCAAGATAGGATTAATTATGCCTTAACTTTGTCAGAATAACTAGTGGTTCATCTAACTAATAATGAAGATGTATATTTGACCCATTAATTGATGCAATCATTATGTAATTTTAATTTGAACTCAATGGATGCGACAAACTAATATACGGCGACAACAGAAACGGTACCACACGAGTTATTGCTAATTTGCtatcttttcccctttttcctcGGGTTATATCCATACTTTTCTCCGTCTAACAGTGCATTCCGCCCTAATATAATTATATTAGTTTTGATTAAACATGAAAACTAAAATAGTAAACATTGTTTTTTGAATTGTATAATATTAAATTATAAATGTATGGAGTATATACAAACATCCTTTGAATGTCACAATCTTAAATAAGTCATCCAGAATGTTGGAATTAGAGAATtatcaaatataaaaagaggtattttaaaaaagaaaataaactaaaccaaaaaataagacacttaaattgaaacagaggaagTAGTATATATCGAAACTTTATTCATCTTGTAATTTACATTCAACAAAGTAAAATTCCCTTTAGCATTTAGTAGACACAAATTGTGTAATTTGAAGACAAACACATTGAATGCAATTTGTCTTTAGCTTGTGGAAGTGAATAAGACTATAGTGACTATAGTTAAAAAGTTGTAAAACTTTATATGTGAACAACGATACATACTTGTGACAAGAGGTGCCCCCATGCACCCTATTTTACTTTATAACACACATGGGTGATGACATATTCATACAAAATTTAGTTAGTAGTCCATCAAATCGGTTACAATAATGGGGGGTTGGGTTTGACCCACAGTTAGGCTATCATCCA encodes:
- the LOC132062548 gene encoding non-specific lipid-transfer protein 1-like, giving the protein MRPSFSLVIMLLSILLSPSSSVALIKCNDIDGPMKPCIDWMTTGYMRTGVPPEACCNELFKLVSMGRNTGEKKAICECVKSEMQDLNINDIVAQSLPGRCQVKLSFPVTPKVDCSKI
- the LOC132063468 gene encoding protein neprosin-like, whose protein sequence is MDKVCFDNVKMNMEGMFCLFLLFMVSVGEAKQGMSLSAQKLEVQKHLNRLNKTPIKSIKSPDGDIIDCVNMSHQPAFDHPLLKNHTLQMMPNYHPEGLFRNGKMSKANTKNEGSNSITQLWHLNGKCPEGTIPIRRTKKDDILRASNMKSYGRKNKHSTIAKPQSGRPGLVSQTGHQHAIAYVEGDKYYGAKATINVWEPKIQQPNEFSLSQIWLLGGSFDSDLNSIEAGWQVSPDLYGDNNTRLFTYWTSDAYQATGCYNLLCSGFIQINNEIAMGATINPLSSYHGSQYDISILVWKDPKEGNWWMQFGNDYVLGYWPGFLFSYLTDHATMVEWGGEVVNSESDGLHTTTQMGSGHFPDEGFGKSSYFRNVQVVDDSNNLRAPQDLAIYTEDNSCYDVQLGKNNDWGSYFYYGGPGRNPNCP